The Muntiacus reevesi chromosome 15, mMunRee1.1, whole genome shotgun sequence region TTATTCACAGATCCTTTGCTCCCGCTgcacctttgggcttcccaggtggcgctagtggtaaagaacctgcctgccagtgcaggaaacctgagtcaggaagatccccgggagtaggaaatggttacccactccagtattcttgtctggagaatcccatggacagagcctggtcgcaagaggtcacaaagagtcggacatgactgaaatgacttagcaagcacacagcTGCACCTTTACACCTGAAAACTGCCCAGACACCACCCAGCTCTTCAGGGAAGGCAGTGCAATCTGCCCCTGTGGATGGCAGACATCACCTAGCACACAGTAGGGGTAGGGCAGGAGAATCAGGCCACAGCAGCTGCGAGTGTGGGGAGGGACACAGGCAGAGGGGCTCGAGGGGGCTCCGGGAAGTAAAGGAGGAGAAGGCAAGGCAGGGAAGAGAGGACCCGGCCTTGCATGTCCATCCCCTGCGGGTCAGGTGCCCAGGAGGGCTCACATCTCTGGCTGTGTGCCCTCCCACATCAGGGCTCCAGCTCAGCTCCCCTGTCCTCTGTCTGCTTCCTGGATCTGAGAATGGGCTTCAGTCTCAGGAGCAGATACAAGTAGGACCCTCAGCCTGGAGGAAGATGAAGAAATGCCACATGAGGAAAAGAGGAGTCCTGGGCAGGCGAAGAGACCACaggaagcaggaagagagaaatggaggaggaggttgtgggaggtgggaggggagggcagagaccCAGAGCCAAAGGAGCAAGGGGAGATTCCCTGCAGgtctccaccctccccaccaaCAACCCGACTAGTGCTAAATACTGCTGCTTCCCAGGAAGACCAAAACTGGAAAAAGTTTCAGCTCATAACCTTGGGAGGGGGCCAGGCTCTCTGCTATGCCTCCCCTTGCCCCATGAGGGGTCTCAGGGCCGAGGTCAGACGGAGCAGCCTGATGGAGGGTGGGGGGCTGGTTTAGTTCTAAACGTACATCTAGCACCACAACAAGAGACCTCCACTGCACACTATTCACAAGGGGACACAGACACAACTACCGCCGCACGGGACAGCTCCGAGTGCAGCCCCCAGCTCTCAGGGTGCTGAGAACAGAGTCCagagggtgtgggggaggggtggtacatatacatatatatatatatatataactctgaTTCTTTGTACAAAgtggggcaggagaaaaagggaaggGGGAACCCTGCTTGGTCACCACAACAGACTCTGTGGTTTGAGCCCCCATCCCACCGGCCCCCAGCCAGCTCCCGGTCGGCTTGACTGGTTCACATCTCATTGGAGTATGTGTAGTTGGGAGTGGCAGAATACTGAGTCTGCGGCTGATTCATGGCACCCTGTGCTGCCCCCATGGCTGCATTCTGGGCCGCCTGCTGCACGTGCGGGTTCTTCCATGCTCCCGTGGTCCACTCCTCCTGAGCTTTGCTGAAACTCCCCCCGCTGCCCCGGTAGAATTTATGGACCTGTAGGAGGAGGAACACAAGGAAGGGTTAATCAAGGGGAAGAGGCAGCCCATCCAGAAAAGACATGGGAGCCAGAGGTAAGTCACCGAAAAAGTCAGTCCCCCCTCCAACCCATGCCCTGCGCACTGGGAGCAAAGTCCATCAAGCCATTCCAGAGTGAGTCCCTTGGAAGACCACTGGGTCTTTCTGTAACTTGGGAGAAGGGTTGTTACAGATCACGGTCCCTCCCAACACCACCCTGTAGCTCTTGAGGTGACCACATACCATGCTGAGGGCAATGAAGGAAAAGACAGCCATGACCGTGAACATGACGGTGGGAATGAGCATCACCACTGCTGAGCCAATGTTCGTtccgaagaaggaaatggtggcGATCCAGCCGCTGCAGAAACAGGCCAGCTGTGGGGCTGCCTGGCACAGTGACGGGTTCCCAGGAGCCACCCCACTAGAGTAAGGGACCATCTCATTGTCACAGAGACAGACCATATCAATGGATGGACAGGGCCTGTGTCAGTGGTTTAGGAAGAACCCTTGGCTCGGGAAACAAGCTTCTCAGAACCTAAGGCTTCCTTCTCTTGGGTTATCTCATGATGCTTGATATCCCTCACCACCCCTAAAAACCACGGCCTTATTCTCCTCTGATCTCTGTACTAAGTTATCCTGAATCCCTTCACACTTCCAATAACTCATGGTGTTCCCACAGGCCAGGCAGCTTAGCCCACAGAAGTAAGCAAAGGACACACCCCAGTTGCCACCCAGCTAGCCCTGGGTCAATCCCAGACACCCTTGTCTCTTACCAGACACCCCAGCCTGGGATGCCCACAGCCTGGATGATGCTGATGACCAGCTGGGCCATGAAGGTGAAGAAGAATGCCATGAAGCTGAAGGAGCTGTCAGTCCTGCAACAGAGGAGATGGCTCCTGCCACCTGGGTAGAGGGACACAGCTTCCCTGCCTTTAAGACTTTCAAGTCCTAAGTGTGAGTACACAGTGGATCTTAGTTAAGACATCAAAATGGGACAGCATTTACCCGTGGATCTTTGTAAGTTTCCATGTGTTAGACCTGTGTGTACCACATTGCATAGGGAGAGATCGCCTCATGAATGGACCACTCACTGGTACATGGATGGTTGGCACAGAAATAGATGGGTCTGTTGTGGCAGGAAAAAACAAACCCATGTCAAAGGGTTGGACAACCCTACTGGCCCCAAGACATCAAGCTCCAGTGGTACAAGAGTGGAGGGCCCCACAAGGTAGAAAGTGCTGTTGGCACAATAATGGACACATGACTGGCACCAAGATTATAACCTAATTGGCACATAAATGGATGGATCCAATTGGCAAAGATTAATATTAGAGGCCTGATTGGCACTGAGAGGGATAATCCATTGGCACAAAGATTGaaaatcccacttgccacaaggCAGACACCCACTGGCACTAAGACAGCTAGCCCTACTGATACATGGATGGGTAGTCCCTTTGGCAGAGTTGGATGCCCTCATTAGCACGTAAATAGTGCCAGTGACATATGGATGGCTTGTCCCATTGGCATGTGGGTAGATGGTCTACTTGGCAACAAATTAACCAGCCCCATGGACACCAGGATGGGCAGCTTAACCAAGACAGGTAGCCCTACTGGCAAAATTTATCATGCAGCTAGTTGCCTagggaaaggaaaacaagaaCAAGTCTGGTCTCTATGTTGTCCCACCCAAGGGTAGAGTGAAGAAGAAAGAACCTAAGAGGAATGTTCTGACTCCCAGCCCTCTCACTCCAGCCTAGAGTTCCCAGGAAGCCTAAATCCTACCTGGCAGTCTGAGCTGAGAAAAAAGGGAAGGTgagcttgggggacagcaaaaaaaaaaaaaaaaaaaaaaaagtgagaaaaatacgTAGAGAAGAGACAGGGGAGATGGGCAAAGATACAGAGTTAGGAGCTGGGTTCAGCACCCATCACTTACTTGAAGGCCTTGTAAATGGGCCGAAACCAGCAGACGTAGGAGCAGGGTGTGAAGAGGATGAGCCAGAGAAAGGCGAGGCCAAAGTTGGTGGCTCCCCCGCCTCCGATCAGCCACGCGagacagcccaccaggttcacgGCCAGCGTGACGCTATTCACTGCAGACCCGGGAGCACGTCAACAGACACCAGACAGACAGCAGACACGCACACGGACACCAAGGCCCATGCGGAAATCCACAAGCACCCATACACAGACATATACCCCCATAACTCAACACAGACCCACAATCAAACACAGGCAAACAGTAGAAGCACAGACAGATAgagacatacacaaacacacatgcaaacCACATTTATACAGA contains the following coding sequences:
- the SCAMP5 gene encoding secretory carrier-associated membrane protein 5 isoform X2 — protein: MTKRLYYLWMLNSVTLAVNLVGCLAWLIGGGGATNFGLAFLWLILFTPCSYVCWFRPIYKAFKTDSSFSFMAFFFTFMAQLVISIIQAVGIPGWGVCGWIATISFFGTNIGSAVVMLIPTVMFTVMAVFSFIALSMVHKFYRGSGGSFSKAQEEWTTGAWKNPHVQQAAQNAAMGAAQGAMNQPQTQYSATPNYTYSNEM
- the SCAMP5 gene encoding secretory carrier-associated membrane protein 5 isoform X1; translation: MSEKVNNFPPLPKFIPLKPCFYQDFEADIPPQHLSMTKRLYYLWMLNSVTLAVNLVGCLAWLIGGGGATNFGLAFLWLILFTPCSYVCWFRPIYKAFKTDSSFSFMAFFFTFMAQLVISIIQAVGIPGWGVCGWIATISFFGTNIGSAVVMLIPTVMFTVMAVFSFIALSMVHKFYRGSGGSFSKAQEEWTTGAWKNPHVQQAAQNAAMGAAQGAMNQPQTQYSATPNYTYSNEM